From Marivirga harenae, one genomic window encodes:
- a CDS encoding GAF domain-containing protein — translation MKALYKNLALITSLLFTMSIIGLAYYLFIFPERIANQTHLISLMEVSELKPVLEELYIFSAISILLGFVSILLHLFNRSSKDESNVVYIEKFKDKKESKNAQSKEEGDENIDENLKEINASLKKESDNKAKAEKLLSFLADQMEASQGAIYVTDKDDKKNIIKLFAAYAFVLPESQTVSYEFGEGLAGQVAKEQKLINISDIPKGYIKILSGLGEANPAHLILCPIMKDKKLLGVAEIASFKSFTKSHETLVEKALALISNDLDKGPEKVKEKK, via the coding sequence ATGAAAGCATTATACAAAAACTTAGCACTTATCACTTCATTGCTTTTTACTATGAGCATCATAGGATTAGCATATTACCTGTTTATTTTCCCGGAAAGAATTGCTAATCAAACGCATCTCATCAGCTTGATGGAGGTGTCTGAATTGAAGCCCGTTTTGGAAGAGCTTTATATATTTAGTGCAATTTCCATTTTGTTAGGTTTTGTTTCTATTCTATTGCATTTATTTAATAGAAGTAGCAAAGATGAAAGTAATGTAGTTTACATTGAAAAATTCAAAGATAAAAAGGAGTCAAAGAATGCACAGTCTAAGGAAGAAGGTGATGAAAATATTGATGAAAATCTAAAAGAAATAAATGCTAGCCTCAAAAAGGAATCAGATAATAAAGCGAAAGCAGAGAAGTTACTGTCATTCTTAGCAGACCAAATGGAGGCAAGTCAGGGGGCAATTTATGTAACTGATAAAGATGACAAAAAGAATATTATAAAACTGTTTGCGGCTTATGCTTTTGTGCTTCCAGAAAGTCAAACAGTTTCTTATGAATTTGGTGAAGGGTTGGCTGGCCAAGTGGCGAAGGAACAAAAGTTGATTAATATTTCCGATATCCCTAAGGGTTATATCAAAATATTGTCTGGCCTAGGGGAAGCAAATCCTGCACACTTAATATTATGTCCTATCATGAAGGATAAAAAGCTTTTAGGAGTAGCAGAAATCGCCTCCTTTAAAAGCTTTACGAAATCTCATGAAACGTTGGTTGAAAAAGCATTGGCATTGATTTCAAATGACCTTGATAAAGGACCAGAAAAGGTAAAAGAGAAAAAATAA
- a CDS encoding chemotaxis protein CheB, producing the protein MARFNLDNKYKAIVIGGSAGSFQGITQILSSIPADFSLPIILCLHRLKHVRNGFVEALSIKSIKPVVEPYDKENIKRGKVYLAPANYHLSIELGNSIALSTEEMFNNSRPSIDITLETAAYNYRDKLIGILLSGANKDGALGMKRIKDRKGLTIIQDPEECMIDTMPTAAKKITEIDYTLKVQEIVQFLKELDKLYK; encoded by the coding sequence ATGGCTCGATTCAATCTTGATAATAAATATAAAGCGATAGTAATCGGAGGATCGGCAGGTAGTTTTCAAGGGATAACCCAAATTCTATCTTCCATTCCTGCAGATTTCAGCTTGCCTATTATCCTATGCTTGCATAGATTAAAGCATGTGCGCAATGGATTTGTTGAGGCTTTATCTATTAAGAGTATTAAGCCAGTGGTTGAGCCATATGATAAAGAAAATATAAAAAGGGGTAAGGTCTATTTAGCCCCTGCAAATTATCATTTATCAATTGAGTTAGGTAACTCTATTGCTTTATCAACTGAGGAAATGTTCAACAATTCAAGACCTTCAATCGACATTACCTTAGAAACTGCAGCCTATAATTACAGAGATAAACTAATAGGAATATTATTGTCAGGGGCTAATAAGGATGGTGCGCTCGGGATGAAGAGAATTAAAGATAGAAAAGGACTTACAATCATTCAGGACCCAGAGGAATGTATGATCGACACCATGCCTACTGCGGCAAAGAAAATTACTGAAATCGATTACACCTTGAAAGTTCAAGAGATTGTTCAATTCCTAAAGGAATTGGATAAATTGTATAAATGA
- a CDS encoding CheR family methyltransferase, translating into MNRQDIEISDLRRITELVKEQYKYDFTNYAMSSFRRRILRIMELYKFGSADLLIKRLKDDKSFFDEFIAEITVNVTEMFRDPPFWRELRDNVIPNILLNHNTISIWHAGCSSGEEVFSMAVLLKEMGILDKAKIIATDIDKVILEKAKKGHYSMKNMELNEKNYIRFEGKNNFKDYFKEENGKAVMDKSLIQNVSFREHDLVQGVVFNKFDLILCRNVMIYFNQNLQNEVLKKHHESLFKYGYLVIGSKESLIWCEIANKFIVVNNEEKIYKKIKD; encoded by the coding sequence AGGATATAGAAATATCGGATTTGAGGCGCATCACAGAATTGGTAAAGGAGCAATATAAATATGATTTTACCAATTATGCCATGTCCTCATTTCGAAGAAGGATACTTCGAATTATGGAGCTCTATAAATTCGGGTCTGCAGATTTATTGATCAAAAGGCTGAAAGATGATAAATCTTTCTTTGATGAATTTATAGCAGAGATCACTGTAAATGTTACGGAAATGTTCCGAGACCCTCCTTTTTGGAGAGAATTACGGGATAATGTAATTCCAAATATTTTATTGAATCATAATACCATCAGCATTTGGCATGCCGGCTGCTCCTCCGGTGAAGAGGTATTTTCTATGGCCGTTCTACTCAAAGAGATGGGTATTTTGGATAAAGCTAAAATCATAGCTACCGATATCGATAAAGTAATACTTGAAAAAGCAAAAAAGGGTCATTATTCCATGAAAAACATGGAATTAAACGAAAAGAACTACATCCGCTTTGAGGGTAAGAACAATTTCAAAGATTATTTTAAGGAAGAAAACGGGAAGGCAGTGATGGATAAATCTTTGATCCAAAATGTATCCTTCCGTGAACATGACCTAGTTCAAGGCGTGGTATTCAACAAGTTTGATTTAATCTTGTGCAGAAACGTGATGATCTATTTCAATCAGAACCTCCAAAATGAAGTATTGAAAAAGCATCATGAAAGTCTATTCAAATACGGCTACCTAGTTATTGGGTCCAAAGAATCTTTAATATGGTGTGAAATTGCCAATAAGTTTATTGTAGTAAATAACGAAGAAAAAATTTATAAGAAAATTAAAGACTGA